The DNA sequence AGTGATCCAGGCCGAGAATCCTGACGGCGATTCGCTAGGATCAGCCCTAGCACTCGAGGAGATTTTTGGCGCCATGGGCAAACAAGTTTCACTCCATTGCCCGGTACAAATTCCAACCTATTTGCGCCACATTAGCGGCTGGGACAGGGTAACTCCTGATTTTCCAAACAATGCCGATCTAGCAATTGTCGTCGACACTTCATCGAAAATCTTGCTATCAAAGACGCTCGATAATCCGATCGCTCGGGCTTTTCTAGAGTCAAAACCGGTCATCGTTTTCGATCATCACGTCAGCGTCGAACCAGATTTGCCGTTTAACGCTAATTACATCGTCAGCCAAACCGCCGTGGCCACCGGCGAACTGATTTACGACCTAGCGGTAGAAGAAAACTGGCCGATCAATGCGCAGGCCGCCTCTCATCTATTCATATCGATCCAAGCCGATAGTCTAGGACTCACCACGGCCGCAACAACCGCTGAAAGCTTTGCCACATGCGCAGAACTCGTCCGACTCGGCGCCGTGCCAGCCGATATCGAGGCTGCTAGGCGTGAACTCATGAAAAAATCGCCGGAAATCCTCAAATACAAAGGTCAATTGATCGAACGAATTGAATATTTCAACGACGGCCGCACTGCGCTCATCAACATACCCTTTGACGAGATTCATGAATACAGCAATCAATACAATCCAACGATGCTGGTACTCGACGAAATGCGCCTCGTGATCGGTGTTGATGTCGCCATCGGCGTCAAGACCTATCCTGACGGCAAACTAACTGGAAAACTACGTTCTAATATACCGGTATCTCATTTTGCCGCCAAATACTTTGGCGGCGACGGCCATCCGTTCGCCTCGGGCTTTCGCATTTATGAGAGTTACGATGAGTTCCTGCCCGAACTCGTTCAATGCATGGAAAAGGTCTACGTCGAATACGATGCCGAACACCCTCGCGAAATAGACCAATCTGCAAATAGCGCTGGCTCTGGTAGCTTTAGAATAAAGGAGGCTCGATGAAACTATTGAACACTAGAACCAAAAGAATCGATGATCTAAAGCCGCTAGACGATAGCAACATTGTTCGGATCTATTCCTGTGGCCCGACAGTTTATAATCACGCTCATATTGGCAATCTGAGCGCCTATATATTTGCCGATATGTTGCGCCGAACAGTGCAGTTGGCTGGATACGACACAAAACATGTCATGAACTTTACCGACGTTGATGACAAAACCATTCGTGATTCGGCGATGAACTATCCTGATCTAGACCCTATGCAAGCTCTAACAAAATTAACTCGTCATTACGAACATATATTCCTCGATGAAATGCAGGAGATTGGTAACGATACCAAATCTCTGACATTCGTGCGAGCTACCGAATCAATTGACGGTATGAAAACTCTTATTGCCGACCTAGCACGACAGGGAATTGCCTATGTTGCAGACGACGGCGTGTATTTTTCAATCAATAAATACCGCGAGAATAGGAACTATGGTCAATTATCACATATCGAACTGGCAGATGATACTAGATCTCGCATCAACAATGATGAGTACGACAAAGATTCTGCTCAGGATTTTGCCCTCTGGAAAACGCAAAAATCGGGCGAGCCAGCTTGGCCGTTTCAGATCGGCGACGTTGACCTGACAGGTCGACCTGGTTGGCATATTGAATGCTCCGTCATGAGCGTCGGCGAACTTGGTCAGCCCTTTGACATTCACACCGGCGGTATCGACCTAATATTCCCGCATCACGAAAACGAAATCGCTCAGAGTACGGCCGGCGATCAGCCTGAACTCTATGCCAACTTCTTTGTTCATAACGAACATCTGCTGGTTGATGGCGTCAAAATGGCGAAAAGCAAACACAACTTTTACACGTTGGTTGATGTCAAGGAACATGGTTTCGACCCGTTAGATTTCCGCATGCTGATTTTGCAGAGCCATTACGGTAGCGCCAGTAATTTTAGCTGGGATAACCTGACCGCCGCGCAAAATCGCCGCCGTAATTGGCGCAACAAAGCCGAGCTGCGATGGCAGCTGCCAGATTCTGGCGACGATGGTCAGGTCGAAATCGTGAATAACTTGCTCGACCAGGCAAGCGCCGCCATGCAGGACAATCTCGATACGCCAAACGCCCTGAAATACATCGACGAGGCCTTCGATCAGCTAAAATACGACAATCTGAGCCATTTCGCGCTCGATAACCTGATTAGCTTTATCGATAACTATCTGGGGCTCAGCATCCGAAACACCACGCCCGACATCGCTGAAATTGACAAGGAAAAGATCCGGGCACGTTCCGAGGCAAAGGAAAACAAAGATTTTGCCCGCGCCGACCAGATACGCGACGAGCTGCTATCAAATAACTTGACGCTAAACGACTCGAGCAACCAGACTATCTGGGCCAGAGAATAAGACAATTATTTATTACGTCGGAACGAGATTTTTGGCAAACGGATCCTGACAAATTCACGCTGAATGTCAAACACTGGCGCTAGATCTTCGTCATCAGCCTCGATAATGGCATTTTCAGCTTTGAGCTTGCGGCGGCGAGAATAGAACGCTTCTTTGGCGAGAACCACCAAACTACCAGCTACAGGAATCGCTACTAGCGCGCCGAGTAGCCCACCGACATTCAAACCGAGGAGGATTGCGATCAAGATGACTAGAGCCGACAGGTTCAATTTCTTTGACTGGATATGTGGCGCGATTAAATTGTTTTCAATCTGTTGCTCGATGATAAAGTAGGCCAGATAGATTAGAGCCGCCGGCCACGAGTAGATGAGTAACAGCAAGGTCACAACGCCGCCACCGATGATAGCGCCAAACATCGGTACGAAAGTCATAACGAATATGATCGTCCAGGCCGGCCAAGCTAACGATAGTTCAAAGCCAAAGATCAGGCTCAAGATCACAACCGCGATGGCCGTCAATGTCGCACTGATCAACGCCACCGTGATTTGACCACTCATGTAGCCAGTTACCACATTGGAAATCTTGCGGGCCACCGCCTGATGATATTTGCGTTTCTTGTCATCAGTATAGGCGAGTCGCCAGTATTTTTCCTCCCAGGCCGGCCCCTCAATCAGCATCAGGAACGTTAGCACGGCCACAAAAATACTGTTAACCGTCGCGCCGACTAAACCGTTTAATAGGCCGACAAACGAGCCGCCGATAGCGCCGGCCGCGCTGGCAGCTTCTTTTTGCAAACCGTTCAACCAGTCATGATATTGATTAGTCAAATTATATTTAGCGAGGAAATCGCCCAGCCACAGCGTATTTTTCTGTAATGATTCTACGATATGCGGGAAATCACCGAGAAAGTTCGCGAGCTGTTTCACAAAAACCGGCACAACATTGAAAAATACCAAGATGATAATCGCCAGAATCATGAGATACGCTACCAACGTTGCAAATGCGCGCGATTTACCCGGCAAATGCCGTGCTAACCAGGAAACTGGGCGATTCAAAACTAGGGCGAGGAAAAACGAAATCGCCACGATCACCAACGGACCTTGTGCCAACCAAACAAACCCAATTACCCCTGCAAAACCCAAGATGACTAACCAAAACCTGATAAACGTTCCTGTATCGACTGTTACTTTCGTATCTTTCATAGCTCATATTGTAAAGCACTGGGGTAGAAAAGTCTAGTTATAATAACGTTTCAGCCACACATCACGAAAATCTGCGAAGCTTCCGCTAGTCAGCGACTCTCTAGTTTGCTCCATCAACCTAATAATGAACCGAACGTTGTGTTGCGATAGGAGCGTCATCGCCTCTGATCTATCATTCATGTCGAGGGATTTCAATTTCTCACGCAGACTAGCTCGATTCATTCCGGCCACACAGGTTGGACAATCGCATTCCGTATCGAGCAGTCTCTGATCGTCCTTCAACTCTGATCGTTTCAGATTTATATCACCATCTAATGTATAGATCCGACCATGACGTGCCTCGCGCGTCGGCGCCACGCAATCAAACGTGTCCGCACCGTTTTCGACACCGGCAAAAATATCATCTGGCTTGGATAATCCCAATAAATGCCGCGGCTTGTTCTCCGGTAAAATTCGCGTCATCCAAGCCAGCGTTTCGCCCAAGGTTTCCTTTTCAAACGCACCGCCCAAACCAAACCCGTCGAATTGCCAATTATCTATAGACATCGCCGCTAGATCACGCGCTGCTTTTTCGCGTAAATCTTGCCAATGACCACCCTGGAGAACCCCATAGAGCGCCTGGTATGGTTTGTCCGCACGCATAGCGGTCTGGCGCGCATGCTCGCGCAGGCTTCGCTCCGCCCAGAGCCGTGTTCGCTCCAAAGCCTCAATATTATATTCGTAACTGTCGCTAATGCTTGTCAATTCGTCGAACGCCATCATAACATCGGCGCCTAATTTATGCTGCGTCGCAATCGACATTTCCGGCGTGAATTTGATAATACGGCTAGAAAAGGGGTCTCGGAATTCGACGCCCTCGTCATCGACTATTGCTAACCGTTCCTCTTTGCGAGTTAGCCTCTCGGTGATCATCTCGTCCTTTTGGTCCATCGATACAATCTTTCCGAGTCCCGATCCGAGCGACATCACCTGGAATCCGCCGCTATCGGTCAGAGTTGGTCCATTCCAGCCACTAAACTTCGCCAATCCACCGTCAGCGTCGATCATGACTGCCCGACGCAGCAAATGATAGCCATTCGACAGTACCGCCTGCACGCCGATCGAACGCAGATTTTCTGGTGGCAAAAACTTCACCTCGGCGTGCGTCCCCACAACAGTGAATGTCGGCGTTTTGATATCGCCGTGCGGTGTTTTGATCACCCCAGCCCGAGCTAACGGAAACTCCGCACCGCCACGTGCGGTAATCTCAAAGGAAAAGGGTTTGTTTATCATTTAATATCAACACCAACCGCTTCGGCCACATTAGAAAAACCATCTCTCTCGAGTAATTTGACGAGACCGCGGTTAATTTGGCCGACGATTTGCGGGCCTTCGAACATCAAGGCGGTGACCATTTGCACCAAATTAGCGCCGGATCGGATCTTGGTATAGGCATCCTCGGCCGAAAATACGCCGCCTACGCCGCTGATCACTAATTTATTGCCGGCTCGCTGCCTGGCAAGTTTAATGAGTTGATTGCTACGATCAAAGGTTGGTTTACCCGACAGATTTCCGGGTACAGAATCTGGCAATTTATCAGCTAATGTTACTTTCGTACGGTCCTTGAATAGATTCGAGATAGTCACCCCAGCAATATTATGTTTCAGAATCACGGCGATCAAGTCTGCAAACTCGTCGTCAGTTTTATCAATCGGCATCTTGACGAAAACCGGCATATCCAGTTTCAGATCATCCACCGCAGCGAGTAGTCGCCCTAGCTTGAACGGTGTTGTGAACGGTTCGCCACCATAGGTGTTAGGGCAGGAGATATTCAGTGTCACCAGGTCAGCTTTGCGGCTCTTTTTTATGAGCTTCAACGAACCGATGTAATCCGCGATAGCTTCGCCCTCCGTGCAGGTCTGTTTATCGTTGGTATACGCCACGGAAACGTTTATCCGCATATCGCCCAGCTGGTTTTGTTTGTAGCGCCCCAGCCGAGCCAAAATCCGTCGAGCGCCGTGATTAGCGAGACCCGCATTCACAACCAGTGATTTGGATTTTGGTAAACGATAGAACCACGGTTTCGGGTTACCGGCACAAGGATGAAAAGTGATCGAGCCGCCCTCCATTTGACCAAAGCCAATCGAGCTAACTACGCCAGCAATTTCAAAATTCTTGTCGAGACCAGCTGATAATCCGAGAGGGTTTTGAAACTCTAATCCGCACAGTGTTTGCGATAACCTGTCAGGGTTTTGATAAGCCCACGACCAACGCATCAAACCGCGCAGGAAACCAACGCGCTGCACGACCGAACCAGCAGCTATCATCCTGTCGTGGGGCTATGTCCGGAGGTAGTTTAAATAATAACGGCTTGGCGATGCGCCTATAGATAGCACTCGATAATTTCGATATGGCGACGATCATTACCTAATATTGTAGCAAATCAGCGTAAAGTTTGGTATAATTTTGCCTGTATTGGGGCGTGGCCAAGTGGTAAGGCACCAGGTTTTGGTCCTGGCATTCGGGGGTTCGAATCCCTCCGCCCCAGCCATGAAAATCGTCAGACCTTTTGGTCTGGCGTTTTTCATTGTCTCGCGGTCGGGATCCGAGCCGCCGATGTTTTGCGCCAGCAAAACGTATCGGGGGTGCGGCGTAGTGAACGTAGCGAAAAAGTGTTTACATTTTTTCGCGAGTGAACGGAGGAGCGAAACGCAGTGGAGCGATATCCCTCACGATCAACCAAATCTATGCTAAAATAACTACTGAAAGTTAGTTTAATTAATCATTCAACTAGGAGGAGTCATGTCAAAAAAATCAGAGCCCAAAGTTTCGATCGAAAAAGAAGTAGCTGCCGTGAGAAACCTCACCAAAGAATTCAAAGAGTTTATTTCACGCGGTAACGTCGTCGACCTGGCCGTTGGTGTCGTTATTGGTGGCGCGTTTGGCAAAATCGTGTCGTCACTCGTTAGTGATATTATCATGCCGCTAATTGGCATTCTGCTCGGTGGAGCGGACCTATCGGCACTTGCATTCAATATTGGCGATGCACGTATTGCCTATGGTAGCTTTTTGCAGAATATTATCGATTTCCTCATCATCGGTGCCAGCATCTTCTTGTTTGTAAAGCTCATCAACAGCTTTAATCGCAAGAAAAAGACCGAGGAAGCCAAGCCTGAGAAAGAAAGAAGATCCTCAGCTGGTGATACTAAAAGAAATCCGCGACGAATTGAAAAAATCTCGTAAATAACCATTAGTTGTTTGCTCCGATATTAAAAAGTTTGCTAGAATATTTACCATGAGTGGGCAACCAAAAACAGATAATGATTTGATTGAAGATGTTGCGGAATTTTATTCTGCGATTGATCGCGGCAGCTTGACGCACAAAATTAGCGCTGAGCGTCCATACGTCTACACAACGATGGAGATCTACGACGCCAGCAATGGCATCCGCGGCGCCGGCGGCTTGGGGGTTCTCGCGGCCGATACGAGGCGTGTCGCCGAGAGTTTAGACATTCCGTTTGTGATGCTGACGCCGTTCTACCGCGAAGAGCGTCACCAGGAAATGAATGACCTGGAGCCACATAATATCTTGGTGCCGAAACAGCCGACTGATTTTGGTTTTGAAAAGGTCGGCGAAACCGCTATTAGAGTAACGGGTAAACCTGATTCGGTATTAGACATTTACCAAAAAATTCTCGGCTCAACGAGATTCCTCACTATGGGCGAAGACAGCTTTGGTCAACTCTATAGCGGCGATCCGTCGAGTGAACATCGCCTGTATCAAATGGTGTCGCTAGGTTTTAGCGGCTACGCAGCCCTAAAAATGCTAGGTTTGAAACCTGCCGTCATCCAGCTCAATGAAACTGCCACTGTATTTGCTGCCGTGGCACGTCTCGATGAGCTATGTCGCAACGGCATGGGGATTTACGAAGCCATCGTCTATGTCCGCAAACACACGCTCTACACCAACCACACACTGGTCCAGGCGGCTGAGAGCGAGTTTTCCTACGAGCAGTTCGAACAGTTTGTCTTTCCTAATATCTCATCGCCGGCCCTCAAACATTTCATTGGTGGCCTATTCCGAAACGGCAAATTACGCCTCAGTAATCTGACGATCGAACTAGCCGAAGCCAAAAACGGCGTCAGTCGGCTCCACGCCAAAATCGCTGAATATCGCGATCTGAGCGGTGAGAGGGTTGAGTTCCGCGCCATCACGAACGGTATCGATCTGAATACGTGGGTTATGCCAGAAATGTTAGATTTTTATAAACAGAATAATATCGTTGACAAGTTCAATATGCCGAGCGAAACCTTCCGCGATCAATTAGAATCAATCTCCGCTGCGGACATTAGAAAGATCAAGCAGCTCGGTCGCAAACGCCTCAACGAAGAGCTCGAGCATCGCAGAGACCAATACGGCGAGGTCGTGCAGATCCCAGACGATGCTCTGTTATTCGAATTCAAACGACGCTTTGTCGAATACAAACGACCCTGGATGCCATTCGAAGACATCGATGAATTGAAATCCATCTTGCTCGATAGCGGCGCTCACTATATCATGGCTGGCATGATGGCGGGGAACGTGGGCGAGGGCGACTCGACCTACGATCGCCTCCAGGCCATGCTCAAAACCATCGCTGACGACCCGATTTTGCGCGAACGCGTTCACTACATTACCGACTATGACGAGAGCTTGTCATACGCCATGTCAATCGGTAGCGATGTCTCGATCAACGTCCCCGAGGTCGGTCTAGAGGCCTGCGGTACATCGTTCATGAAAGACATCATCAATATGACGATCCTAATTTCAACTAATGACGGCGGTGTCGCCGATCTCGATCCGCCATCCGTGTTAACGGTTTCTGGCGACACATATCAAGAAGAAGTCGTGTCGCTCTATTCCAATATGCGTATCGCCTGTGCCGCCGTGCGGGACGAAACCAAATGGGCTGCAGAAGTCACGCGTCAAATATCGGGCTATCTGCCGATCATTTGTGGTTCACGCATGATCCGTGATTACCTGCGATTCCTGTTCAAGACTAACTAATTTGTCCTCTCACATAAAAACGCCCTCC is a window from the Candidatus Saccharibacteria bacterium genome containing:
- a CDS encoding cysteine--tRNA ligase, translating into MKLLNTRTKRIDDLKPLDDSNIVRIYSCGPTVYNHAHIGNLSAYIFADMLRRTVQLAGYDTKHVMNFTDVDDKTIRDSAMNYPDLDPMQALTKLTRHYEHIFLDEMQEIGNDTKSLTFVRATESIDGMKTLIADLARQGIAYVADDGVYFSINKYRENRNYGQLSHIELADDTRSRINNDEYDKDSAQDFALWKTQKSGEPAWPFQIGDVDLTGRPGWHIECSVMSVGELGQPFDIHTGGIDLIFPHHENEIAQSTAGDQPELYANFFVHNEHLLVDGVKMAKSKHNFYTLVDVKEHGFDPLDFRMLILQSHYGSASNFSWDNLTAAQNRRRNWRNKAELRWQLPDSGDDGQVEIVNNLLDQASAAMQDNLDTPNALKYIDEAFDQLKYDNLSHFALDNLISFIDNYLGLSIRNTTPDIAEIDKEKIRARSEAKENKDFARADQIRDELLSNNLTLNDSSNQTIWARE
- a CDS encoding AI-2E family transporter — translated: MKDTKVTVDTGTFIRFWLVILGFAGVIGFVWLAQGPLVIVAISFFLALVLNRPVSWLARHLPGKSRAFATLVAYLMILAIIILVFFNVVPVFVKQLANFLGDFPHIVESLQKNTLWLGDFLAKYNLTNQYHDWLNGLQKEAASAAGAIGGSFVGLLNGLVGATVNSIFVAVLTFLMLIEGPAWEEKYWRLAYTDDKKRKYHQAVARKISNVVTGYMSGQITVALISATLTAIAVVILSLIFGFELSLAWPAWTIIFVMTFVPMFGAIIGGGVVTLLLLIYSWPAALIYLAYFIIEQQIENNLIAPHIQSKKLNLSALVILIAILLGLNVGGLLGALVAIPVAGSLVVLAKEAFYSRRRKLKAENAIIEADDEDLAPVFDIQREFVRIRLPKISFRRNK
- a CDS encoding glycogen/starch/alpha-glucan phosphorylase, with amino-acid sequence MSGQPKTDNDLIEDVAEFYSAIDRGSLTHKISAERPYVYTTMEIYDASNGIRGAGGLGVLAADTRRVAESLDIPFVMLTPFYREERHQEMNDLEPHNILVPKQPTDFGFEKVGETAIRVTGKPDSVLDIYQKILGSTRFLTMGEDSFGQLYSGDPSSEHRLYQMVSLGFSGYAALKMLGLKPAVIQLNETATVFAAVARLDELCRNGMGIYEAIVYVRKHTLYTNHTLVQAAESEFSYEQFEQFVFPNISSPALKHFIGGLFRNGKLRLSNLTIELAEAKNGVSRLHAKIAEYRDLSGERVEFRAITNGIDLNTWVMPEMLDFYKQNNIVDKFNMPSETFRDQLESISAADIRKIKQLGRKRLNEELEHRRDQYGEVVQIPDDALLFEFKRRFVEYKRPWMPFEDIDELKSILLDSGAHYIMAGMMAGNVGEGDSTYDRLQAMLKTIADDPILRERVHYITDYDESLSYAMSIGSDVSINVPEVGLEACGTSFMKDIINMTILISTNDGGVADLDPPSVLTVSGDTYQEEVVSLYSNMRIACAAVRDETKWAAEVTRQISGYLPIICGSRMIRDYLRFLFKTN
- the pyrD gene encoding dihydroorotate dehydrogenase (quinone); amino-acid sequence: MIAAGSVVQRVGFLRGLMRWSWAYQNPDRLSQTLCGLEFQNPLGLSAGLDKNFEIAGVVSSIGFGQMEGGSITFHPCAGNPKPWFYRLPKSKSLVVNAGLANHGARRILARLGRYKQNQLGDMRINVSVAYTNDKQTCTEGEAIADYIGSLKLIKKSRKADLVTLNISCPNTYGGEPFTTPFKLGRLLAAVDDLKLDMPVFVKMPIDKTDDEFADLIAVILKHNIAGVTISNLFKDRTKVTLADKLPDSVPGNLSGKPTFDRSNQLIKLARQRAGNKLVISGVGGVFSAEDAYTKIRSGANLVQMVTALMFEGPQIVGQINRGLVKLLERDGFSNVAEAVGVDIK
- a CDS encoding DHH family phosphoesterase, which translates into the protein MLNDEQREIINKAQTILVIQAENPDGDSLGSALALEEIFGAMGKQVSLHCPVQIPTYLRHISGWDRVTPDFPNNADLAIVVDTSSKILLSKTLDNPIARAFLESKPVIVFDHHVSVEPDLPFNANYIVSQTAVATGELIYDLAVEENWPINAQAASHLFISIQADSLGLTTAATTAESFATCAELVRLGAVPADIEAARRELMKKSPEILKYKGQLIERIEYFNDGRTALINIPFDEIHEYSNQYNPTMLVLDEMRLVIGVDVAIGVKTYPDGKLTGKLRSNIPVSHFAAKYFGGDGHPFASGFRIYESYDEFLPELVQCMEKVYVEYDAEHPREIDQSANSAGSGSFRIKEAR
- the tgt gene encoding tRNA guanosine(34) transglycosylase Tgt — protein: MINKPFSFEITARGGAEFPLARAGVIKTPHGDIKTPTFTVVGTHAEVKFLPPENLRSIGVQAVLSNGYHLLRRAVMIDADGGLAKFSGWNGPTLTDSGGFQVMSLGSGLGKIVSMDQKDEMITERLTRKEERLAIVDDEGVEFRDPFSSRIIKFTPEMSIATQHKLGADVMMAFDELTSISDSYEYNIEALERTRLWAERSLREHARQTAMRADKPYQALYGVLQGGHWQDLREKAARDLAAMSIDNWQFDGFGLGGAFEKETLGETLAWMTRILPENKPRHLLGLSKPDDIFAGVENGADTFDCVAPTREARHGRIYTLDGDINLKRSELKDDQRLLDTECDCPTCVAGMNRASLREKLKSLDMNDRSEAMTLLSQHNVRFIIRLMEQTRESLTSGSFADFRDVWLKRYYN